In Pseudoxanthomonas sp. SE1, the genomic stretch AAGACGAATTCGTCAGCGCGATGATGCCGGTGCTGAACCCGGCCGGCGTGCAGGACATCCTCGACCTGGGCCTGGTGGGCTGGGCGATGAGCCGCTACACCGGCCGCTGGATCGGCTTCAAGACGATCGCCGAGACGGTGGAATCGTCGGCTTCAGTGCAGGTGGATCCGTTCGCGCGCGAGATCATCCTGCCGGAGGACTTCGCCATGCCGGCCGGCGGCCTCAACATCCGCTGGCCGAATCCGCCGCTGGACCAGGAGATGCGCCTGCACAAGTACGCGGTCGCCGCGGCGCAGGCGTTCGCGCGGGCGAACAAGGTGGATCGCATCGTGCTGGATTCGCCGCGAGCGCGGCTGGGCATCGTCACCACCGGCAAGAGCTACCTGGACGTGCTGCAGGCGCTGGAATACCTCGGCCTGGACGAACAGGCCTGCGCCGACATCGGCATCCGCGTCTACAAGGTCGGCATGACCTGGCCGCTGGAGCCGGTGGGCATCACCGAGTTCGCCAAGGGCCTGGAAGACATCGTCGTGGTGGAGGAGAAGCGCGCCTTCATCGAGCGGCAGATGAAGGAATACTTCTACAACTGGCCGGCGAATGCGGGCACGCGCCCGTCCATCGTCGGCAAGTACGACGAAGCCGGCGAGTGGATCCTGCCGTCCACCGGCGAACTGACCCCGGCCACCATCGCCGGCGTGATCGGCCGCCGCATCCAGCGCTTCTTCACGACGGAGTCCATCGAACAGCGCCTGCGCTGGATGGAGGAGAAGGAAGCCGAAATGGCGCTGCCGCGCGCCAACTTCCCGCGCGTACCGCACTACTGCAGCGGCTGCCCGCACAACACCTCGACGGTGGTACCGGAAGGTTCGCGCGCGCTCGGCGGTATCGGTTGCCACTACATGGTCACGTGGATGGACCGTAACACCGACACCTTCACCCACATGGGCGGCGAAGGCGTCACCTGGTCCGGGCAGGCACCGTTCACCGAGACCGAGCACGTCTTCCAGAACCTGGGCGATGGCACGTTCTTCCACTCCGGCTCGCTGGCGGTACGCCAGTCGGTGGCCACCGGGGTGAACATCACCTACAAGATCCTCTACAACGACGCCGTGGCGATGACCGGCGGCCAGCCGGTGGACGGCACGCTGTCGGTGCCGCAGATCGCCCACATGATGCGCGCCGAGGGTGTGGATACCATCGTCGTGGTCAGCGACGACGTGGGCAAGTGGAGCAAGCGCGAGCTGTTCCCCAGCGGCGTGGAGTTCTTCGACCGCGCGGAACTGGACGACGTGCAGCGCCACCTGCGTGAAGTAAAGGGCGTCTCGATCCTGATCTACGACCAGGTCTGCGCCACCGAGAAGCGTCGCCGCCGCAAGCGCGGCAAGCTGCCGGACCCGGCCAAGCGCACGATGGTCAACACGCTGGTCTGCGAAGGCTGCGGCGACTGCGGCGTGAAGAGCTTCTGCGTGTCGGTGCTGCCGAAGGAGACCGAGTTCGGCCGCAAGCGCGAGATCGACCAGTCCAACTGCAACAAGGACTTCCGCTGCGTCGACGGCTTCTGCCCCAGCTTCGTCACCGTGCACGGCGGCACGCCGCGCAAGGGCAAGAAAGCCAATGCGGCGGATCTGTTGGCCGCGTTGCCGGCACCTACATTCAAGTCCGACCTCGACCAGCCCTGGAACATCCTGATCACCGGCGTCGGCGGCACCGGCGTGGTGACCATCGGCGCGCTGCTCGGCATGGCCGGCCACCTGGAAGGCAAGGGCGCCAGCGTGCTCGACCAGACCGGCCTGGCGCAGAAGGGCGGCGCGGTGACCACGCACATCCGCATCGCGCGCACGCCGGAAGACATCCACGCCGTGCGCATCGCCGCCGGCGAAGCCGACCTGGTGCTGGGCTGCGACATGGTGGTGGTCAACGACTACTGGGTGCTGTCGAAGGTGCGGGGCGAACGCTCGCAGGTGGTGCTGAACACCTACGAGGCGATGCCGGGCACGTTCACCACCCACCCGGACATGCAGTTCCCGGCCAACGACATCGTCGCCGGCGTGAAGGTCGCCCTGGGTGGTCGCGAACCGATGCTGGTCGATGCCACCCAGGTGGCGACCGCACTGATGGGCGACGCGATCGCCAGCAACCTCTTCATGCTCGGATACGCGTGGCAGCAGGGTCTGGTGCCGATCTCGTACGACGCCATCATGCGCGCGGTCGAGCTCAACGGCGCCGCCATCGAGATGAACAAGACCGCCTTCGCCTGGGGCCGCCTGGCGGTGGTCAACCCGCTCGCCGTGCAGGAAGCTGCCGGCTTGATCCACAACGCGCAAACCGAGAGCGAGCGTACGCCGGGGACGCTGCAGATCCTGCCGCCAGGCGAGTGGGAAAGCACCGAGTGGGGCGCCAATGCCGCGCCGCGCAACCCGGGCAACGAGAGCGAACTGCGCGGCCTGCCAGACAACGGTGCGGGCAGCGGCGACAACGTCGCCTTCCTGCCGCTGGACGACCTGCGCCTCTCGCGCTCGCTGGACGAACTGGTCGCGCGTCGCTCGGCCTTCCTCACCGAATACCAGGATGCCGCCTACGCGCGCCGCTACACCGACCTGGTGGCGAAGGTGCGCTCGGCCGAGAACATCAAGGCGCCGGGGTCGACGGCATTGACCGAGGCCGTGGCCCGCTACTTCTTCAAGCTGATGGCGTACAAGGACGAGTACGAAGTGGCGCGCCTGTACACCAGCGGCGACTTCCAGCGCCGCCTGCAGCAGCAGTTCGACGGCGACTACCAGGTGCACTTCCACCTGGCGCCGCCGCTGTTCGCCAAGAAGGATGCGCACGGCCGCCTGATGAAGAAGGAATACGGCCCGTGGATGTTCAAGGCCTTCGGCCTGCTGGCGAAGCTGCGCTTCCTGCGCGGTGGCACGTTCGACGTGTTCGGCTACACCGACGAACGCAAGGGCGAGCGCCAGCTGATCGCGGACTACGGCAAGACCATGGACGAGCTGCTGGCTGCGCTGGACGCCGACCGCTTGGGCTTGGCGGTGGAGATCGCCAGCATCCCCGAGCACATCCGCGGCTACGGCCACGTCAAGGAGAAGCACCTGCACGCGGCCAAGGCACGCGAGGCCGAGCTGCTGGGCCTGTGGCGCAATCCCAAAGCCCTGCACATCGTGCAGGCCGCGTGACCGGGAACCCCGCTTCGGCGGGGTTTTCGTTGCGTGGCTCCCAGGGATGCAAGCTATATGTTGCTTTACGAAAATGCAACGTATCGCTTGCGTTTCGGATAGGCAAGCGCTAGGTTGCCCGTGCTATCCAACAGGGCACGCACATGACGGCCGCGCAGTATCCGATCCAGACACCTCAGCAGCTGGCCCCTTTGTTGCGCGCCCTGCGCAAGAAGCAAGGCTTGACCCAGGCCGACCTGGCCGAGCAGCTCGGTATCACACGACAAGCAGTAACCGCTCTGGAGGCCCGACCGGAAGCCGCGACATTCGAGCGCCTGATGAAAGTCTGGGCTGTCCTGGGCCTGCAAGTGTTGCTGGCTCCACGCACGCCCCCTTCGCCCTCGCTGGATGCGGTGGAGTGGTAGCTCATGGGTGAGCTGCGGATATGGATGAACGGTGTGGAGGCCGCCACTTGGCAGGATGCGCAGCCCACGCGCCTGACTTACGTTTCCAGTTGGCTGGCCTCATCTTTGGCGCGCCCTTTGTCCCTGTCGCTGCCCCTGCTGCCGGAGGGCACGTCGCACCGTGGCGACGTGGTGGAGAACTACTTCGACAATTTGCTGCCAGACAGCACGAACATCCGTGCGCGCCTTCGCAATCGCTTCGCCGTTCCTTCCAACAGCACGTTCGCGCTGCTGGAACAGATCGGCCGTGACTGCGTAGGCGCGATCCAGCTGTTGCCCGCGAACACTCTGCCGGACGAAGTACGCACCATCCAGGCCCGAGCCCTGGATGAGGCCGGTGTCGCCCGCCTTCTCCGGGGCGTGGCATCCCCTCTGTTGCCCGGAAACCACGACGGAGATTCGTTCCGCCTGTCGTTGGCGGGCGCACAGGAAAAGACCGCGCTCCTGTTTCACAACGGACAGTGGTGCGTCCCACTGGGGAGCACGCCCAGCACGCACATATTCAAACTGCCGCTCGGACGGGTGGGAAACATGCGCGCCGACATGGCCTCGTCGGTAGAGAACGAGTGGCTTTGCATGCAACTGTTGCGTGCATTCGGCCTGCCCGTGGCGAACACGTCCATCGGCAGATTCGAAGAGCTTCGCGTCCTGGTGGTCGAGCGTTTCGACAGGCGATTGTCCGGGGACGGCAGCTGGTGGATCCGCCTGCCGCAGGAAGACCTTTGCCAGGTGTTCGGCCTGCCTTCTTCGCGCAAGTACGAAAACGATGGCGGGCCTGGGGTCGTGCAGATCATGGATCTGCTGCGTCAGTCCATCGAGCCCCGCGACCGCGAGATCTTCTTCAAGACGCAGATCCTGTTCTGGCTGCTTGCCGCAACGGACGGACACGCGAAGAACTTCAGCCTGCACATCGAGCCACAGGGCCGGTTCCGCCTGACGCCACTTTACGACGTGTTGTCCGTCTATCCCATTCTGGGCCATGGCCCTCAACAGCTGGATCCCCACGAGGCCGTGCTGGCCATGTCGGTGGTCGGCAAGAACAAGCACCGGAAACTGCTGAACGTACGCCGACGCCACTGGAACGAAACAGCTCGGGCGTGCGGCGTTCGCCACGGCGCCGAACCCTGGCTGGAAGACCTCCTGGGAAGGATAGAGCCGGCGATCACGTCGGTCGCCGCTCAGCTGCCCACAGATTTTCCCGTCGAAGTGGCGCACGCCATCTTCGACGGCCTTCGACGCGCGGGCGACAGATTGCGAGGAATGGCACCCGGCCATTGAAGGACGTTCCACGCCGCTATTGCTGTGCTCGCTACGTCTCGATGGCCTTCCACGACACCAGACGGAGGCTGTTCGCCAGCATCGCGTTGTCTTCGATCCGCCATGCGCCTAGGCGCGGTTTCCCCGCAGTGACGCCAGCGCCTGCCGCAGCGGCGGCTTGAGTGGCCGCGCGAACGTACGGTAGACGAACGATAGCGCGCGCCGTGCGCGCGGTACGCGCCACGCCAATCCTTCTTCGATCGTATAGATACACGGCGCACAGGCACCGCAGGGCTTGCCGCGCAGCGGACGATGGCAGAACCACGTCATTTCCATCAGCGCGCCCCAACCGGCCAGGCGCGCCTCCGTTTCCATCGCGCGCTTGTCGATGGAGAACAGGGGGAAGCTGAAGTAGCGGAACAGCGTGTGCTCCGGCGTGCCGGCCTGGCCCGGCGCCACGCGCACGCTGCGATACGCGCCCGTCTGCTGGAACGCGACCACGCGCGAGGACAGCAGCGCCTGCACCTTGTCGTCCACGTGCACGCTCATCTCGATACCGTCCACGCCATGCTGCTTGCAGAACATCGGCAGCCACGCGTACTGGCTGCCGATGTACATCCGCGTACGCACCTCGCGCAGCGCGTCGGCGATGCCGGCATCGGGCGCCAGGTCGGCGACCCGGAAGCGGCGCAGCGGCCGCAACAGCGCGCGCGTATGCGGGTACTGCGCATGCACGGCGTCGGTGATCCGCGCGATCGCCGCGAGTTCGGTGGGCGTCGACGCCCGCGTCGGATCTTCCAGGTAGTAGGGCGTCACCGGCAGACGATGCACCAGCAGCAGGCGCAGCAGCTGGAAGGTGGAATCCCAGCCGCTGGTCCACAGCAGCCGCACGCCTTCGCTTGCCGGGTCGTTCATGTCGCGGTTCCTGCGGGCCGTATCGCAATGGCCACCTCCGGTTCGTCGCGGCGATGCTAGCAATCCCGCCATGGACGTACGGCGGTTTCTCTTCACATCGATGAGCGCTGCCCGACGCCGCGCGTTCGTTCACGCACGCGTCGCGCATTCATCTCGTGTGTGCACGTTCTTCTCACGCCGGCGATCTCCATCATCCGTGACGACGGCGTGCACGCGCGCTTCCGCCGCGCTGCGCTCCGCCCCACCCACTGGAGCGATGCAATGCAAGACCAGCCCTTGACCCGGGAGCGATTCTGGCGCTTCGCCGACGCCGCGAAGGAGGCCACCGAAGCGCTGGCCGTACAGCGCATGAAGGTCCTTCCCAGCCTCGACATCGCCGACCTGCGCGGCTTTTGCGTGCAGTACCGGTTCTTCACCATCGACTACATCACCGATCTCGCCCTGCTGGTCTCGCGGCTGCCGTTCGGTGGTCTGCGCAGCCTGCTCGGCCAGATCCTGTCGGAGGAGCTTGGCGAAGGCGACCCGGCACGCGCGCACCCGACGGTGTACGACCGCTTCCTGGCCAGCATCGGCGTGGACGAGCGCGATATCGAGCGCGTGCTTCCGGCGAACGCGCGCATCCTGCAGGGCCTCACCCGCGACATGACCCGCAATCCCGTCGCCTACGGCGTGGGGCTGCGCGGCATGGGCGGGGAATGCCTGTGCCAGACCTACCTGTCGGTGATGTTCGACCACATGCGCGAGCACCCGTACCTGCGCGCGCACGAGGACATGATCGACTGGGAGTTCTGGACGATCCACACCGGCGAGGAGGACATCGTCCACGGCGAGCTGACGCGCGCGGCGATCGACGAGTACCTGCGCCAGGACCCGAGCGTGCTGCCCGAACTCGCGCGCGGCTACGAACGCAGCATTACCGCCTGGAACCTGTTCTGGCAGAACATCCTCGATGCGCACGCACCGCAGCTGGAGGTCGCCTCGTGAACGCCGTCACCGCCACGATCAGCCAGTTCCACCTGGCCTTCCCCGTGCGCGACCTGGACGAGGCCCGCCGCTTCTACGGCGGCACGATGGGCTGCCCGATGGGCCGCAGCGACGCCTCTTACCAGGATTTCGACTTCTTCGGCCACCACCTGGTGGCCCACATCGGGGGCGATGGCGAGCCGCTGCACAGCGGGCGCTTCGATGGCGAGGCGGTGCCGGTGCCGCACTTCGGCATGAACCTGGACCGCGCCGCGTGGGAGGCGCTCGCGATGCGCCTGAAGGCTGCCGGCATTCGGTTCCACGAAGCGCCGCACCTGCGGCTCAAGGGCAAGCCGGGCCAGCACGTCACCATGTTCCTGTTCGATCCGTCGGGCAACGCGCTGGAGTTCAAGTCGTTCGACGATCCCGGACAGACCTTCATTCCCTGAGCGTCAGGCGATGCGCCGCCAGACGAGGCAACGATTGTTCGCCGGCATCGCGTTGTCTTCGACCAGCCCCAGTCCCATGCCGCGCGCCAGCGCATCGACCGCCTCGAAGTCCCGGATGCCCGAAGCGGGATCGCGATCCTTCAGCCACTGATCGAACACGCGGTTGCTGTCGCTGGTGAAGTCGCCGCCGTAGTTGAAGGGCCCGTAGGCGATCAGGTGCCCGCCGGCATCGAGCACGCCATCGACGCCGGCGAAAAACGCCTGCACCTGCGGCCAGCCCATGATGTGCAGGCTGTTGGCGGTGAAGACGGCATCGAACGTGGTGTCGGGCCACGGTCCGTCGACATCCTGCTCCATGGCAGGCGGCGTATTGGGCCGCGCCGCCTCGTCCAGCCACAGCGCGATGCCCGGCAGGTTCTCGGCGCGATCACTGCACTGCCAGGCCAACCAGGGCATCGCGTTTGCGAAATGCACCGCATGCTGGCCGGTGCCGCTGCCGATCTCAAGGACGCTTCGCGTATCGCCGAAGTGGCGCAACAGGACCTCGAGGATCGGTCCCTGGTTGCGTTCGCATGACGGCGCGAACGGCTTCTCCGTCGCCATCACCCGACCGACCGGACATAGAAGCGCTTCGCCCCGCCCTCACCCGCACGCTCCTCGACGGTGAAGTGGCGCGGATGCGCCTTCATTAGGTCGCTGAGCTTCTTGTGGCCGTACAGGCGGGTATCGAAGTCCGGACGCACTTTGCTCAGGTAACTGCCGACGCTGCCGAGGAAGGCCCAGCCCTGGTCGTCGCTGGCTTCCTCGATGGCCTGGCGGATCAGGCGCAGCGGCAGCGATTCCGGCTTGACGACGTCGGCTACCGGCGCCGCAGTCGGTTCGGCCTGCGGCACAGGCTTCTTCGCAACGGGCCTGGTGGACTTCTTCGCGGGCTTGGCCGGCGGCGGCGGCGGCGGCGCGGACACCTCGCTGCGCAACACTTCGACGTAGATGAACTTGTCGCACGCCTGCACGAACGCGTCCGGCGTCTTGCGTTCGCCGAAGCCATACACCGTCAGGCCTTCCTCGCGCAGCCGCTGCGCCAGACGGGTGAAGTCGCTGTCGCTCGACACCAGGCAGACGCCATCGAAGCGCCGCGTGTACATCAGGTCCATCGCATCGATGATCAGCGAGCTGTCGGTGGCGTTCTTGCCGCTGGTGTAGGCGAACTGCTGCACGGGATTGATCGAATGCTTCAGCAACGCCTGCTTCCACTGGGTCATGCGCGTGCTGGTGAAGTCGCCATAGATGCGTTTCACGCTGGCCACGCCGTACTTGGCCACCTCCGCCAGCAGGCCTTCGATGACGGCGGGCTGGGCGTTGTCGGCATCGATCAGCACCGCGAGTCGTGGCTGCTCCTCGTCGTTCTCGGGCCGGGAGGTCGGACGGGATTTCATGCGGGGTGACTCCTGTGCGGAATACGGCGCATTGTGCACCACGTATCGATGGCATGACCGGCGTCACTTGACGCTGCGCTGCATGCCGACGACAGTCCGGGGGCTTCCGCTTCCGGACCCCGACATGCAACGACGCGACTTCCTCGCCCTGGGCGGACTGGCCTTCGCCGGACTCGCCCTGCCCGCCACGCGCGTGATCGCTGCCGAGGCGTTGCTGGAACCCGGCGACGTGGCGATGAAGAAGCGCCTGGCCGATGCCGCGCTGGCGGCTGCGACGGCAGCAGGCGCAAGTTATTGCGATGTCCGCATCGGCCGCTACCTGCGCCAGTCGCTGATCACGCGCGAGGACAAGGTGCAGAATGTGGTGAACACCGAATCTTCCGGCATCGGCGTGCGCGTGATCGCGCAGGGCGCATGGGGTTTCGCGGCGACGAACGACCAGACCCCCGACGGCGTCGCCGCTGCGGCAAGGCAGGCCGTGACCATCGCGCAGGCGAACGCCCGCATCCAGGGCAAGCCGGTGCAGCTGGCGCCCTTGAAGGGCGTGGGCGAGGTGGCGTGGCGCACCCCGATCGTGAAGAACGCGATGGCGGTCCCCGTGAAGGAGAAGGTGGACCTGCTGCTGGGCGCCAACGCCACCGCGCTGGCCGCCGGGGCCAGTTTCGCGGCCTCGCGCATGTTCGTGATCAACGAACAGAAGTACTTCGCCAGCACCGACGGGTCGTACATCGACCAGGATGTGCACCGCATCTGGGTGCCCTTCACGGTGACCGTAGTGGACAAGGCCACCGGCCGGTTCAAGACCCGCGACGGTCTGTCCGCGCCGATGGGCATGGGCTACGAGTATCTGGATGCCAACGCTGCCGACAAGTTCGCGCTGCCGGGCGGCGTGGTGGCTTATGGCGCGTCGTATGACCTGCGCGAGGACATCGTGGCCGCGGCGAAGCAGGCGCGCGCGAAGCTGGCCGCGCCGTCGGTGAAGCCGGGCAAGTACGACCTGGTGCTGGACCCGTCCAACCTGTTCCTGACCATCCACGAGAACGTCGGCCATCCGCTGGAACTGGACCGCGTGCTGGGCTACGAGGCCAACTACG encodes the following:
- a CDS encoding indolepyruvate ferredoxin oxidoreductase family protein; amino-acid sequence: MTSTAELTSPSSANTPQIGVIDSDYTLEHKYTRTDGRIYLSGVQALVRLPLMQRLRDQAAGLNTAGFISGYRGSPLGGFDLELWRARKHLEAAAVKFTPGLNEDLGATMVWGTQQTNLFPGAKVDGVYSMWYGKGPGVDRCGDVFKHGNAAGTSKFGGVLALAADDHNCRSSTLPHGSEDEFVSAMMPVLNPAGVQDILDLGLVGWAMSRYTGRWIGFKTIAETVESSASVQVDPFAREIILPEDFAMPAGGLNIRWPNPPLDQEMRLHKYAVAAAQAFARANKVDRIVLDSPRARLGIVTTGKSYLDVLQALEYLGLDEQACADIGIRVYKVGMTWPLEPVGITEFAKGLEDIVVVEEKRAFIERQMKEYFYNWPANAGTRPSIVGKYDEAGEWILPSTGELTPATIAGVIGRRIQRFFTTESIEQRLRWMEEKEAEMALPRANFPRVPHYCSGCPHNTSTVVPEGSRALGGIGCHYMVTWMDRNTDTFTHMGGEGVTWSGQAPFTETEHVFQNLGDGTFFHSGSLAVRQSVATGVNITYKILYNDAVAMTGGQPVDGTLSVPQIAHMMRAEGVDTIVVVSDDVGKWSKRELFPSGVEFFDRAELDDVQRHLREVKGVSILIYDQVCATEKRRRRKRGKLPDPAKRTMVNTLVCEGCGDCGVKSFCVSVLPKETEFGRKREIDQSNCNKDFRCVDGFCPSFVTVHGGTPRKGKKANAADLLAALPAPTFKSDLDQPWNILITGVGGTGVVTIGALLGMAGHLEGKGASVLDQTGLAQKGGAVTTHIRIARTPEDIHAVRIAAGEADLVLGCDMVVVNDYWVLSKVRGERSQVVLNTYEAMPGTFTTHPDMQFPANDIVAGVKVALGGREPMLVDATQVATALMGDAIASNLFMLGYAWQQGLVPISYDAIMRAVELNGAAIEMNKTAFAWGRLAVVNPLAVQEAAGLIHNAQTESERTPGTLQILPPGEWESTEWGANAAPRNPGNESELRGLPDNGAGSGDNVAFLPLDDLRLSRSLDELVARRSAFLTEYQDAAYARRYTDLVAKVRSAENIKAPGSTALTEAVARYFFKLMAYKDEYEVARLYTSGDFQRRLQQQFDGDYQVHFHLAPPLFAKKDAHGRLMKKEYGPWMFKAFGLLAKLRFLRGGTFDVFGYTDERKGERQLIADYGKTMDELLAALDADRLGLAVEIASIPEHIRGYGHVKEKHLHAAKAREAELLGLWRNPKALHIVQAA
- a CDS encoding helix-turn-helix domain-containing protein → MTAAQYPIQTPQQLAPLLRALRKKQGLTQADLAEQLGITRQAVTALEARPEAATFERLMKVWAVLGLQVLLAPRTPPSPSLDAVEW
- a CDS encoding type II toxin-antitoxin system HipA family toxin, whose amino-acid sequence is MGELRIWMNGVEAATWQDAQPTRLTYVSSWLASSLARPLSLSLPLLPEGTSHRGDVVENYFDNLLPDSTNIRARLRNRFAVPSNSTFALLEQIGRDCVGAIQLLPANTLPDEVRTIQARALDEAGVARLLRGVASPLLPGNHDGDSFRLSLAGAQEKTALLFHNGQWCVPLGSTPSTHIFKLPLGRVGNMRADMASSVENEWLCMQLLRAFGLPVANTSIGRFEELRVLVVERFDRRLSGDGSWWIRLPQEDLCQVFGLPSSRKYENDGGPGVVQIMDLLRQSIEPRDREIFFKTQILFWLLAATDGHAKNFSLHIEPQGRFRLTPLYDVLSVYPILGHGPQQLDPHEAVLAMSVVGKNKHRKLLNVRRRHWNETARACGVRHGAEPWLEDLLGRIEPAITSVAAQLPTDFPVEVAHAIFDGLRRAGDRLRGMAPGH
- a CDS encoding iron-containing redox enzyme family protein, whose protein sequence is MQDQPLTRERFWRFADAAKEATEALAVQRMKVLPSLDIADLRGFCVQYRFFTIDYITDLALLVSRLPFGGLRSLLGQILSEELGEGDPARAHPTVYDRFLASIGVDERDIERVLPANARILQGLTRDMTRNPVAYGVGLRGMGGECLCQTYLSVMFDHMREHPYLRAHEDMIDWEFWTIHTGEEDIVHGELTRAAIDEYLRQDPSVLPELARGYERSITAWNLFWQNILDAHAPQLEVAS
- a CDS encoding VOC family protein codes for the protein MNAVTATISQFHLAFPVRDLDEARRFYGGTMGCPMGRSDASYQDFDFFGHHLVAHIGGDGEPLHSGRFDGEAVPVPHFGMNLDRAAWEALAMRLKAAGIRFHEAPHLRLKGKPGQHVTMFLFDPSGNALEFKSFDDPGQTFIP
- a CDS encoding DUF938 domain-containing protein translates to MATEKPFAPSCERNQGPILEVLLRHFGDTRSVLEIGSGTGQHAVHFANAMPWLAWQCSDRAENLPGIALWLDEAARPNTPPAMEQDVDGPWPDTTFDAVFTANSLHIMGWPQVQAFFAGVDGVLDAGGHLIAYGPFNYGGDFTSDSNRVFDQWLKDRDPASGIRDFEAVDALARGMGLGLVEDNAMPANNRCLVWRRIA
- a CDS encoding NYN domain-containing protein; its protein translation is MKSRPTSRPENDEEQPRLAVLIDADNAQPAVIEGLLAEVAKYGVASVKRIYGDFTSTRMTQWKQALLKHSINPVQQFAYTSGKNATDSSLIIDAMDLMYTRRFDGVCLVSSDSDFTRLAQRLREEGLTVYGFGERKTPDAFVQACDKFIYVEVLRSEVSAPPPPPPAKPAKKSTRPVAKKPVPQAEPTAAPVADVVKPESLPLRLIRQAIEEASDDQGWAFLGSVGSYLSKVRPDFDTRLYGHKKLSDLMKAHPRHFTVEERAGEGGAKRFYVRSVG
- a CDS encoding TldD/PmbA family protein translates to MQRRDFLALGGLAFAGLALPATRVIAAEALLEPGDVAMKKRLADAALAAATAAGASYCDVRIGRYLRQSLITREDKVQNVVNTESSGIGVRVIAQGAWGFAATNDQTPDGVAAAARQAVTIAQANARIQGKPVQLAPLKGVGEVAWRTPIVKNAMAVPVKEKVDLLLGANATALAAGASFAASRMFVINEQKYFASTDGSYIDQDVHRIWVPFTVTVVDKATGRFKTRDGLSAPMGMGYEYLDANAADKFALPGGVVAYGASYDLREDIVAAAKQARAKLAAPSVKPGKYDLVLDPSNLFLTIHENVGHPLELDRVLGYEANYAGTSFATLDKREQKFQWGSPIVNFTADKTEPRSLGAVGYDDEGVKTRRWDLVRDGVLVNYQATRDEVHILGEDASHGCSYADSWSSVQFQRMANVSLAPGKTPLTVAEMVKGVENGLYIHGRGSYSIDQQRYNAQFGGQLYFEIKNGEVARQVEDAAYQIRTPEFWNACTAICDARDFRLGGSFFDGKGQPSQVSAVSHGSATTRFNGVNIINTARSLG